Proteins encoded by one window of uncultured Draconibacterium sp.:
- a CDS encoding DUF2797 domain-containing protein: MEFEGNIRKMKTELDAPVKYTLPIGEEQIDMNALIGKEISMRFDGQINCISCGKKTKTSFNQGFCYNCLQTAPEASESIIRPELSKAHLGIARDVEWAEKHDLIDHFVYLAVSSALKVGVTREHQIPTRWIDQGASYAIKIAKTPNRHIAGVMEVFLKNHFADKTNWRAMLKNEILKDFDLAAEKERITNLLPLELQKYVDAENEITEINYPVEQFPVKIKSIGFDKLHEITGRLAGIKGQYLIFDDSRVLNIRKHNGYFLRVAM; the protein is encoded by the coding sequence ATGGAATTTGAAGGCAACATTCGAAAAATGAAAACCGAGCTTGATGCGCCGGTAAAATATACACTTCCCATTGGCGAAGAGCAAATTGATATGAACGCGTTAATTGGGAAGGAAATCTCGATGCGATTCGACGGGCAGATCAATTGTATCTCTTGCGGCAAAAAGACAAAAACTTCATTTAATCAGGGATTCTGTTACAACTGTCTTCAAACAGCTCCCGAAGCCAGCGAGTCAATCATTCGTCCAGAACTGTCGAAAGCACATCTTGGAATTGCGCGCGATGTTGAGTGGGCCGAGAAACACGATCTTATCGATCATTTTGTATACCTGGCCGTATCGAGCGCATTAAAAGTTGGCGTAACCCGCGAGCACCAAATTCCAACCCGTTGGATTGACCAGGGAGCCAGCTATGCCATTAAAATTGCAAAAACGCCAAACCGCCACATTGCCGGAGTTATGGAGGTGTTTCTGAAAAATCATTTTGCGGATAAAACCAATTGGAGAGCTATGTTAAAAAACGAAATTCTGAAGGATTTCGATCTGGCTGCCGAGAAGGAACGAATTACAAACCTGCTTCCGCTGGAGTTGCAGAAATATGTTGACGCTGAAAATGAGATTACCGAAATCAATTATCCGGTTGAGCAGTTTCCGGTAAAAATTAAGAGTATTGGTTTTGACAAACTCCATGAAATCACAGGAAGGCTGGCAGGAATAAAGGGGCAATATTTAATTTTTGATGACAGTCGCGTATTAAATATCCGGAAACACAATGGTTATTTTTTGCGAGTGGCAATGTAG
- a CDS encoding polyprenyl synthetase family protein, producing the protein MTTIKKIKAPIEQELHDFEPYFKKSLQSDIPLLATILNFLYRTKGKQLRPIFVFLSAKLHGGTNEYSKLAACSVELLHTATLVHDDVVDESYERRGSFSVKALWKNKLAVLVGDYILARGLLLQLESKKYNFLHLISRAVQDMAEGEILQMKKSRKLDIDDETYFEIIRKKTASLIATSMAIGAASAVDDEAIIEKMYSIGQDAGIAFQIKDDIFDYQSKGLLGKPTGNDIKEKKITLPLLHVLNEADRSERKRILRLIKRKNNSSAVVEELIQLVTEKGGLEYAEQKMNEFKDKAIAGLKEFPECEARESLIELMNYIATRKK; encoded by the coding sequence ATGACAACGATAAAGAAAATAAAGGCCCCCATTGAACAAGAATTGCATGATTTTGAGCCTTATTTTAAAAAATCGTTGCAGAGCGATATTCCATTGCTGGCAACTATTCTTAATTTCCTCTATCGTACCAAAGGAAAACAATTACGACCCATATTTGTGTTTCTTTCGGCCAAGTTGCACGGCGGAACCAATGAATATTCAAAACTGGCAGCCTGTTCAGTGGAATTATTACACACTGCCACGCTGGTACACGACGATGTGGTTGACGAATCGTACGAACGCCGTGGATCATTTTCGGTTAAAGCCCTCTGGAAAAACAAACTGGCCGTTTTGGTAGGCGATTATATTTTGGCCCGCGGACTTTTACTTCAGCTTGAAAGCAAAAAATACAACTTCCTGCATCTTATTTCGCGCGCAGTTCAGGATATGGCTGAAGGGGAAATCCTGCAAATGAAAAAAAGTCGTAAACTGGACATTGACGATGAAACTTATTTCGAGATCATCCGCAAAAAAACGGCTTCGCTAATTGCCACCAGTATGGCAATTGGTGCTGCATCGGCTGTTGATGATGAGGCCATTATTGAAAAAATGTACAGCATTGGGCAAGATGCCGGAATTGCGTTCCAGATAAAAGATGATATTTTCGATTACCAGTCGAAAGGCCTTCTGGGTAAACCAACGGGCAACGACATAAAGGAGAAGAAAATTACTCTTCCGCTACTGCATGTTTTAAATGAAGCCGACCGATCGGAACGGAAGCGGATTTTGCGACTGATTAAACGCAAAAATAATAGCTCGGCAGTTGTTGAAGAACTGATTCAACTGGTAACCGAAAAAGGTGGTTTGGAGTATGCCGAACAAAAAATGAATGAGTTTAAAGATAAAGCGATTGCCGGTTTAAAAGAATTTCCGGAATGTGAGGCACGCGAATCGCTTATCGAACTAATGAACTACATTGCCACTCGCAAAAAATAA
- a CDS encoding metalloregulator ArsR/SmtB family transcription factor, translating to MVDIKEINVERLEVAASMLKAMAHPMRIAILKHLEGGKKLTVTEIHELLKIEQSTTSHHLGILRDKGVLCSKREGKNTYYYLRYNILSQIVDCLETCTCD from the coding sequence ATGGTAGATATCAAGGAGATAAATGTTGAACGTTTGGAGGTTGCCGCCAGTATGCTAAAAGCAATGGCACACCCGATGCGGATTGCAATTCTGAAGCATCTTGAGGGCGGGAAGAAATTGACTGTTACCGAGATTCATGAGTTGTTGAAGATTGAACAGTCAACAACCTCACATCATTTAGGAATATTGCGCGATAAGGGCGTTTTGTGCTCAAAACGAGAGGGCAAAAATACCTATTATTACTTGAGGTATAATATTCTTAGCCAGATAGTTGACTGCTTGGAGACTTGCACTTGCGATTAG
- a CDS encoding non-canonical purine NTP diphosphatase has product MKLVFATNNKHKLEELQAILGDHFTLLSLKDIECFDEIPEEQPTLEGNASQKAYYVYDKFGIDCFADDTGLEIEALNGEPGVFSARYAGEDKNPEANMNMVLEKLAKINDRKARFRTVISLVIAGEEKQFEGIVNGEILKEKRGGAGFGYDPIFKPEGINQSFAEMGLEDKNKISHRGRAVQKLVDYLQKLD; this is encoded by the coding sequence ATGAAGCTCGTTTTTGCGACAAATAACAAACATAAACTGGAAGAATTGCAAGCTATTTTGGGCGATCATTTTACCCTGCTTAGTTTAAAAGATATTGAGTGTTTCGACGAAATTCCGGAGGAACAGCCCACGCTTGAAGGAAATGCCAGCCAGAAAGCCTACTATGTCTATGACAAATTCGGCATAGATTGTTTTGCCGACGACACCGGTTTGGAGATTGAAGCCCTGAATGGTGAGCCCGGAGTGTTTTCGGCACGTTATGCCGGCGAAGACAAAAACCCGGAGGCGAATATGAATATGGTACTTGAAAAACTGGCTAAAATAAATGATAGAAAAGCACGTTTTAGAACTGTTATTTCGCTGGTGATTGCCGGTGAGGAAAAACAATTTGAAGGTATTGTAAACGGCGAAATACTAAAGGAAAAACGTGGAGGCGCCGGATTTGGTTACGATCCTATTTTTAAACCTGAAGGAATCAACCAATCGTTTGCCGAAATGGGCCTCGAAGATAAGAACAAGATCAGTCACCGGGGGAGAGCCGTACAAAAACTGGTCGACTATTTACAAAAGCTGGATTAA
- a CDS encoding two-component regulator propeller domain-containing protein: MMRRFILPALFLLTFFVSQAQREQGSWQDYLSYNNASKVAVASDKVYCLTEGGLFYYDLEDNSVNKLGNSIQLSDFGVSTIAYSDENNVLVIVYSNSNIDLLFDNGELVNLSDIKRKSIPGNKNINNICFSGNEAYLACGFGIVVLNLDKQEVKDTYYIGDGGSSMEVNDVETDNNTIFAATNQGIYQADKNDTDLANYANWIHAETIPHSNGTFNHLVYHGGNIIANYAAGEWNMDEMFILNNGTWEPYNSSIRYAFDMQSNGNYLTIAGRNVVFIIDSNHQRIGEIRDYAFTDRTQEDIDPRSAAVSADGSVWIADHDEVLVRYYSESFEQTLPPGPINNSMYFVGAFNSEVWMAPGGRTGYIRPLWQRFNNNGWTYFTEETHPELTGFHNILAIEVDPNDPNHFFVASWGGGLLEYRNDEFVERYYNLNSPLETALPEQPNEPFTRVGGLSFDSSGNLWMTNAECAHNLHKLSPSGDWESFELPEVANRYNVTDIIVNENDDKWILVPSGHDAYVVNKNGDQIKRLLVTTYFSNGTDNITTRMNDVYSIAEDQDGAIWIGSSKGVAVYSNPSRIWSSDNFYATQPGLDLNDGIYHPLLETETVTAIAVDGANRKWLGTQGSGVFLVSETGEAEVLHFTTENSPLLSNNILSIAINQKNGEVFFGTDNGLISYQGEATGGADSYNNVYVYPNPVRETYDGPVTIAGLIENTDVKITDISGNLVFKTTSFGGQAVWDGTNLNGNRVKTGVYLVFCNDENGAETHITKILFIH, translated from the coding sequence ATGATGAGAAGATTTATACTACCTGCACTATTTTTATTGACGTTTTTTGTTTCGCAAGCCCAGCGCGAACAAGGTTCGTGGCAAGATTACCTGTCGTATAACAATGCCAGTAAAGTTGCTGTTGCATCCGACAAAGTTTATTGCCTTACTGAAGGTGGACTGTTTTATTACGACCTGGAAGATAACAGCGTAAATAAACTTGGAAATTCCATACAACTATCAGATTTTGGCGTAAGTACTATTGCATACAGCGACGAGAACAATGTACTGGTAATTGTTTATTCAAACAGTAATATTGATTTGCTTTTTGATAATGGTGAACTTGTAAATCTTTCGGATATAAAAAGAAAAAGTATTCCAGGAAACAAGAATATTAACAACATCTGTTTTTCGGGCAACGAGGCTTATCTGGCCTGTGGATTTGGTATTGTTGTGCTGAATCTCGATAAGCAGGAAGTAAAAGATACCTACTATATTGGCGATGGTGGTTCTTCGATGGAAGTAAACGATGTGGAAACCGACAATAACACAATTTTTGCTGCCACCAACCAGGGTATCTATCAGGCTGATAAAAACGATACTGACCTGGCTAATTATGCCAACTGGATTCATGCGGAAACGATTCCACATTCAAATGGAACTTTTAATCACCTGGTTTATCATGGGGGAAATATAATTGCCAATTACGCTGCCGGCGAGTGGAATATGGATGAGATGTTTATTTTGAATAACGGGACGTGGGAGCCTTATAACAGCTCAATTCGGTATGCTTTTGATATGCAAAGTAATGGAAACTACCTAACCATTGCCGGTCGAAATGTTGTATTCATTATCGATAGTAATCATCAAAGAATAGGAGAAATAAGGGATTATGCATTCACTGACCGAACACAGGAGGACATAGATCCCAGAAGTGCTGCAGTTTCTGCCGATGGTTCGGTATGGATTGCCGATCACGACGAAGTTTTGGTGCGTTACTATAGCGAAAGTTTTGAGCAAACGCTTCCACCCGGCCCAATAAATAACAGCATGTACTTTGTTGGAGCTTTCAATTCCGAGGTTTGGATGGCACCGGGCGGTAGAACTGGCTACATCAGGCCACTTTGGCAACGTTTTAATAACAATGGATGGACGTATTTTACCGAAGAAACTCATCCTGAACTGACAGGTTTTCACAACATTTTGGCTATTGAAGTGGATCCCAACGATCCCAATCATTTTTTCGTGGCAAGCTGGGGAGGCGGACTATTAGAGTACCGCAACGATGAGTTTGTGGAAAGATATTATAATCTCAACAGTCCTCTGGAAACTGCTTTGCCTGAACAACCAAATGAGCCTTTTACCCGAGTTGGCGGTTTAAGTTTCGACTCCAGCGGAAACCTTTGGATGACCAATGCCGAGTGCGCACACAACCTGCATAAATTATCGCCGTCAGGCGATTGGGAGTCGTTTGAATTGCCGGAAGTCGCCAACAGATACAATGTAACTGATATTATTGTGAATGAGAACGACGATAAATGGATATTGGTTCCGAGCGGACATGATGCTTATGTTGTTAACAAAAACGGCGATCAGATAAAAAGACTTTTGGTTACTACTTATTTCAGTAATGGGACCGATAATATTACTACCCGCATGAATGATGTATATTCCATTGCAGAAGACCAGGATGGGGCTATCTGGATTGGCAGTTCAAAAGGTGTGGCGGTATACAGTAATCCTTCCAGAATATGGAGTTCTGATAATTTTTATGCCACCCAGCCGGGACTCGATCTCAACGATGGTATTTATCATCCGCTGCTTGAAACCGAAACAGTTACCGCTATTGCTGTTGATGGAGCCAATCGCAAATGGTTGGGAACACAAGGTTCAGGTGTATTTCTGGTGTCAGAGACCGGTGAGGCAGAAGTTTTGCATTTTACTACTGAAAATAGTCCGCTTTTGTCGAATAATATCCTGTCGATTGCTATTAACCAGAAAAACGGAGAGGTATTCTTTGGTACCGATAATGGATTGATTTCGTACCAGGGAGAAGCGACCGGCGGTGCTGATTCGTACAACAATGTTTATGTGTATCCGAACCCAGTTCGCGAAACCTACGATGGGCCGGTTACCATTGCCGGTTTAATTGAAAATACCGATGTAAAAATTACCGACATCAGCGGAAACCTGGTTTTTAAAACCACTTCGTTTGGCGGGCAGGCCGTTTGGGACGGAACCAACCTGAACGGGAATAGGGTAAAAACCGGTGTTTACCTCGTTTTTTGTAACGACGAAAATGGGGCGGAAACCCACATTACAAAAATATTGTTCATTCATTGA
- the recO gene encoding DNA repair protein RecO gives MIAATEGIVLHSVKYGESSVIATIFTKEFGRQSYMINAARSKKSKNKAGLLQPLFLVELEAYQKQTRDLQRIRTLKSLTTYQDIPFDIVKSTQAIFLAELLYKTIHEQESYPELFEFMKHALLYLDLMDEGKANFHLFFLFHLTEYLGFMPDTTLPGFEGWFDLQKGAVVPFEPSHPLFATKEATAHLVKLALLKINELDQLKIKRRMRDSLLESLVDYYRLHFDTLGEMKSLKVLQEVFS, from the coding sequence ATGATAGCTGCAACTGAAGGTATTGTTTTGCACTCGGTAAAATATGGCGAGAGCAGTGTAATTGCCACCATTTTTACAAAAGAATTTGGGCGGCAAAGTTACATGATCAATGCAGCACGGAGCAAAAAATCGAAAAATAAAGCTGGTTTATTGCAGCCCCTTTTTTTAGTTGAGTTGGAAGCTTATCAGAAACAAACACGCGACCTGCAACGAATAAGAACTTTAAAAAGCCTGACTACTTACCAGGATATTCCTTTTGATATTGTAAAGTCGACACAAGCTATCTTTTTAGCAGAATTACTGTATAAAACCATCCACGAGCAGGAAAGTTATCCCGAGCTTTTTGAGTTTATGAAACATGCTCTTTTGTACCTGGATTTAATGGACGAAGGAAAGGCAAATTTTCATTTGTTTTTTTTGTTTCATTTAACCGAGTACCTTGGTTTTATGCCCGATACAACCTTGCCGGGTTTCGAGGGATGGTTCGATTTGCAAAAGGGAGCAGTAGTTCCGTTTGAGCCTTCGCATCCGTTGTTTGCAACTAAAGAAGCAACAGCCCATTTGGTAAAACTGGCGCTGTTAAAGATTAACGAACTCGATCAGCTGAAAATAAAACGAAGAATGCGCGATTCGCTGTTGGAAAGTTTGGTTGATTATTACCGATTACATTTTGATACGTTGGGTGAGATGAAATCGTTAAAGGTGCTTCAGGAAGTCTTTTCCTAA
- the amrB gene encoding AmmeMemoRadiSam system protein B: MNFNKNRNRETAVAGQFYPSSVGSLRNELEEFFLNEEEVDSTQPLRAIISPHAGYIFSGQVAASAYQQIPPNKTYKNVFVIASSHRYSFGGASVYTRGNYETPLGEIVVNRKLGKELLASSSVFTDHTESHLYEHSLEVQLPFLQYRLGAGFKLVPIILGTNSAKDCKKLAEALQPYFTSENLFVISTDFSHFPNYEDACQIDQVTADAICQNNADALLDTLEKNKKKHIGHLATSLCGWTSVLTLLYLTENSNIEIKQLAYKNSGDSKLYGEKERVVGYWAMAVYKKSAFSISTSEKHEILQLARNSIAGFLGKETEKIKRTTKSKSILDKNAGAFISVYVDNELRGCIGGFAGEKTLREMITRHAVSAVNDQRFDPVEPIELDRMTLEVSVLTPLKKISSIDEFELGKHGIYIKSGFNSGTFLPQVAEKTGWSKEEFLGRCSQNKAGIGWEGWKTAELFTYEVAIVKED, from the coding sequence ATGAACTTCAACAAAAATAGAAACAGAGAAACAGCGGTTGCGGGTCAGTTCTACCCTTCTTCCGTGGGTTCACTGCGTAACGAATTGGAAGAATTTTTCCTGAACGAAGAAGAGGTCGACAGCACTCAACCATTACGTGCCATAATTTCGCCGCATGCCGGTTACATTTTTAGCGGACAAGTTGCCGCATCGGCCTACCAACAAATACCACCTAACAAAACCTACAAGAATGTATTTGTAATTGCCTCAAGTCACCGGTATTCGTTTGGCGGAGCATCGGTTTATACCCGCGGAAACTACGAAACACCACTTGGCGAAATAGTGGTGAACAGAAAACTGGGCAAAGAACTTCTTGCCTCATCTTCAGTTTTTACCGATCATACCGAATCACACCTTTATGAACACAGCCTTGAGGTTCAACTCCCGTTTTTACAGTATCGACTGGGTGCCGGTTTTAAATTGGTTCCTATCATTTTGGGCACCAACTCGGCTAAAGATTGTAAAAAGCTGGCAGAAGCATTACAACCGTATTTTACATCAGAAAATCTGTTTGTAATCAGTACTGATTTTTCGCATTTCCCGAATTATGAAGATGCCTGCCAGATAGACCAGGTAACTGCTGATGCCATTTGTCAAAACAATGCAGATGCGCTTCTAGACACACTGGAGAAAAACAAAAAGAAACACATCGGTCATTTAGCCACATCGCTGTGCGGCTGGACTTCAGTGTTGACATTGCTATATCTTACCGAAAACAGCAACATTGAAATAAAACAACTAGCCTATAAAAACTCGGGCGACAGCAAATTATATGGCGAAAAAGAAAGGGTAGTAGGCTATTGGGCAATGGCTGTTTATAAAAAATCAGCTTTTTCAATCAGCACTTCTGAGAAACACGAGATCTTGCAACTGGCACGTAACTCAATTGCCGGTTTTCTGGGAAAGGAAACGGAGAAAATAAAAAGGACAACAAAAAGCAAAAGTATCCTGGATAAAAATGCCGGTGCATTTATAAGCGTTTATGTTGACAATGAATTGCGTGGTTGTATTGGCGGATTTGCCGGAGAAAAAACCTTGCGCGAAATGATAACGCGCCATGCAGTATCAGCAGTTAACGATCAACGTTTCGATCCGGTTGAGCCGATTGAACTCGACCGAATGACTCTGGAAGTTTCGGTGCTCACTCCGTTAAAAAAGATCAGTTCTATTGATGAATTTGAATTGGGAAAACACGGCATCTATATAAAAAGTGGATTTAATTCAGGAACTTTTTTGCCACAGGTTGCCGAAAAAACGGGTTGGAGCAAAGAGGAGTTTCTGGGCAGGTGTTCTCAAAATAAAGCAGGAATTGGCTGGGAAGGCTGGAAAACAGCCGAACTGTTTACCTACGAAGTAGCCATTGTAAAAGAAGATTAG
- a CDS encoding 3'(2'),5'-bisphosphate nucleotidase CysQ: MEINKVHNVIDVLVTAGKAIIEVYESNDFDEQMKSDSTAVTKADKASSKIINAGLSKIFPEIPVLDEETNFPEYEIRRKWENYFLVDPLDGTKEFIKRNGEFCINIGLINKTAPVTGWIYEPLKEKGWFCSKGEGIFEFDSAGNFSAIKKPEKYNGKIRVATSRSFFKPREAELIEKMKRTFELEILHCGSSKKQIEMIKGNADMYLKAGPCSEWDTAPGQLMVEEFGGIVFRQDTFETMAYNKPILKNPYFVMLNERLNTPEFVTFMHQIIQE; encoded by the coding sequence ATGGAAATAAACAAAGTACATAATGTGATTGATGTGCTTGTCACTGCCGGAAAAGCAATTATTGAAGTGTATGAAAGCAACGACTTCGATGAGCAGATGAAATCCGACAGCACGGCAGTTACAAAAGCTGATAAAGCATCCAGTAAGATTATAAATGCAGGCCTTTCCAAAATATTTCCTGAGATACCGGTATTAGACGAAGAGACAAATTTCCCTGAATATGAGATCAGGAGAAAATGGGAAAATTATTTCCTGGTTGATCCGCTGGATGGGACAAAAGAGTTTATTAAGCGAAATGGCGAGTTCTGTATCAACATTGGGCTTATAAACAAAACAGCTCCGGTAACCGGTTGGATTTATGAGCCACTAAAAGAAAAGGGCTGGTTTTGCAGTAAAGGAGAAGGTATTTTCGAATTCGATAGTGCAGGAAATTTTTCAGCAATTAAGAAACCCGAAAAATACAATGGCAAGATTAGGGTGGCAACCAGTCGCTCGTTTTTTAAACCACGCGAAGCTGAGCTCATCGAAAAAATGAAGCGCACTTTTGAGCTGGAAATTCTGCATTGCGGCAGTTCGAAAAAGCAAATTGAAATGATTAAGGGCAATGCCGATATGTATCTAAAAGCCGGACCCTGCTCGGAGTGGGATACTGCACCAGGGCAGTTGATGGTAGAAGAGTTTGGCGGAATAGTTTTCCGGCAAGATACCTTTGAAACCATGGCTTACAATAAGCCAATTCTTAAAAACCCGTATTTTGTAATGCTGAATGAAAGGCTTAATACACCCGAGTTTGTGACATTCATGCATCAAATTATTCAGGAATAG
- a CDS encoding SPOR domain-containing protein, whose product MNRIVVLLAILAITASSCKIFQKSSGQAESQYTTDTTAPTKVFTVPGTETNDAQPTAATKPEPVADEKPIAIRKEQVSFTNQNDQSANAGNTFFVILGSFSSLDNAKNYRTTLIDEGFTPIILHSETGYYRVCVNSYKSESEARGRVAQVRNAFPKYSDVWLLIKE is encoded by the coding sequence ATGAATAGGATAGTTGTTCTTTTAGCGATTCTTGCAATTACTGCATCTTCTTGTAAAATATTTCAAAAATCGTCGGGTCAGGCTGAGTCGCAATATACAACCGACACCACAGCACCAACAAAAGTATTTACCGTTCCGGGTACCGAAACCAACGATGCTCAGCCAACCGCGGCAACAAAGCCCGAACCGGTGGCTGACGAAAAGCCAATTGCGATACGTAAAGAGCAGGTTTCTTTTACCAATCAGAACGACCAGAGTGCCAATGCCGGAAATACATTCTTTGTGATTCTTGGTTCGTTTAGTTCGCTTGATAATGCAAAAAATTACCGTACTACTTTAATCGATGAAGGTTTTACACCTATCATCCTTCACAGTGAAACCGGTTATTACCGTGTTTGTGTAAATTCATATAAAAGCGAGAGCGAGGCACGCGGTCGAGTGGCGCAGGTGCGTAATGCTTTCCCGAAATATTCCGATGTATGGCTTTTAATTAAAGAGTAA
- a CDS encoding dCMP deaminase family protein codes for MSKDEKQKLLDQRYLKMADIWSQNSYCKRRQVGALIVKDKMIISDGYNGTPAGFENVCEDEDNKTKPYVLHAEANAITKVAKSGNSSDGATLYVTSSPCLECSKLIIQAGIKRVVFTESYRLEDGINLLKRADIEVKQVDI; via the coding sequence ATGAGCAAAGACGAAAAACAAAAACTACTCGATCAACGCTACCTGAAGATGGCCGATATCTGGTCGCAGAATTCGTATTGTAAACGCCGGCAGGTTGGAGCGTTAATTGTAAAAGATAAAATGATCATCTCTGACGGCTACAACGGTACCCCGGCAGGGTTCGAAAATGTTTGCGAAGACGAAGACAACAAAACAAAACCCTACGTGCTACATGCCGAAGCTAATGCCATTACTAAAGTGGCTAAATCGGGAAACAGCAGTGATGGTGCCACATTGTATGTTACTTCTTCGCCATGTTTAGAGTGTTCAAAACTCATCATTCAGGCAGGAATAAAACGCGTGGTTTTTACCGAAAGTTATCGGCTTGAAGATGGCATTAACCTGCTAAAACGTGCCGACATTGAAGTGAAGCAGGTAGATATTTAA
- a CDS encoding S41 family peptidase, which produces MNKKTTILLPVIIGMAVAIGILIGNMLNRNAAPTFNNFGFAQPNKISTILDLIDKGYVDSVNTGNIVEQTIPEILKNLDPHTSYIPARDMGEVQEEMSGNFSGIGVQFSVQEDTVRVIEVISGGPSSKVGVLPGDRIVSVNDSVIAGVKVHNNTVMSLLRGEKNSKVRIGVMRKGYDGELEFEITRGDIPLYSVDVSYMIDDETGFIKVSRFANTTYREFVEGMLKLQNSGAKKVIVDLRSNPGGSLVGVLQMVDEFLEKGEPILYTEGLNQPRKTYNASAKAAFADIGVYVMIDEFSASASEIFAGAMQDNDRGLVIGRRSFGKGLVQEQIPLMDGSALRLTVARFYTPSGRCIQSSYEEGNDEYYNHIYERFHNMEQLVADSIHFADSLRYETKGGRVVYGGGGIMPDFFVPVDTTGNSEYYGLISRKGLIYSFAYAYADSHRDELTELTSADEIENYLNKNKALNDFIAYADEKGVKKDAKGLNTSREIINTQLKAYIARNIIGEEGFYPIIKQIDKTLLRAIEVSQQNLMVENVVATDSVVSIN; this is translated from the coding sequence ATGAACAAGAAAACAACAATACTTTTACCCGTAATAATTGGTATGGCTGTGGCTATCGGTATTCTGATTGGCAATATGCTGAACAGAAATGCCGCGCCAACTTTTAATAACTTTGGTTTTGCGCAGCCCAATAAAATTTCCACTATACTCGATTTAATCGACAAAGGTTATGTAGATAGCGTAAATACAGGAAATATTGTGGAGCAAACTATTCCGGAGATACTGAAAAACCTTGATCCGCATACCAGTTACATCCCTGCCAGAGATATGGGAGAAGTGCAGGAAGAGATGAGTGGAAACTTTTCAGGAATTGGCGTACAGTTTTCGGTTCAGGAAGATACGGTGCGTGTTATTGAGGTGATTTCGGGTGGACCATCGAGTAAAGTAGGAGTGCTGCCTGGCGACCGTATTGTTAGTGTAAACGATTCGGTGATTGCAGGTGTTAAGGTGCATAATAATACGGTGATGTCGCTTTTGCGTGGCGAAAAAAACTCGAAAGTTAGAATTGGTGTAATGCGTAAGGGTTACGATGGTGAGCTGGAGTTTGAGATTACCCGTGGCGACATTCCGTTATATAGTGTTGATGTGTCGTACATGATCGACGATGAAACCGGTTTTATAAAGGTAAGCCGTTTTGCCAATACCACTTATCGCGAATTTGTGGAGGGAATGTTAAAACTCCAGAATTCAGGAGCTAAAAAAGTGATTGTCGATTTGCGCAGTAATCCCGGCGGTTCACTAGTTGGAGTGTTGCAAATGGTTGATGAATTTCTGGAGAAAGGAGAGCCGATATTATATACCGAAGGACTTAACCAGCCGCGTAAAACGTACAATGCATCGGCAAAAGCTGCCTTTGCCGACATTGGTGTTTATGTAATGATTGATGAGTTTTCGGCATCGGCCAGCGAGATTTTTGCAGGTGCCATGCAGGATAACGATCGCGGATTGGTAATCGGGCGCCGTTCGTTTGGAAAAGGTTTAGTGCAAGAGCAAATTCCATTAATGGACGGCTCGGCCTTACGCCTCACGGTTGCTCGTTTTTATACGCCAAGTGGTCGCTGTATTCAGAGCTCGTACGAAGAAGGTAACGACGAGTATTACAACCACATTTACGAGCGTTTTCATAATATGGAACAGTTGGTAGCCGATAGTATTCATTTTGCCGACTCGTTGCGCTACGAAACCAAAGGCGGACGTGTTGTTTATGGCGGCGGCGGTATAATGCCCGACTTTTTTGTTCCGGTTGATACCACAGGAAATTCAGAGTACTATGGTCTGATTTCACGCAAAGGTCTGATTTACTCGTTCGCCTATGCCTATGCCGATTCACATCGCGATGAACTTACAGAACTAACTTCGGCTGATGAGATTGAAAATTATCTCAATAAGAATAAGGCTTTGAATGATTTTATTGCTTATGCTGATGAGAAGGGGGTTAAGAAAGATGCGAAAGGTCTGAATACTTCACGGGAGATCATTAATACGCAATTGAAAGCTTATATTGCCCGAAATATTATTGGTGAAGAAGGTTTCTATCCGATTATCAAACAAATTGATAAAACACTGTTGCGGGCCATTGAAGTGTCGCAACAAAACCTGATGGTTGAAAATGTAGTGGCTACCGATTCGGTGGTTAGCATAAATTAA